GATCGAGATCTGGTGGATCAACGAGATAGAGATCGGAGAGACCGAAGTTCTTCATCGCTCTAGCGATGGTACCGACGTTGCCGGGAGTCTGTGCGTCGACAATGGCGACCGAGATCATACCTCAAGATCGTCGAAATCGAGATCCAGTGCTTCGCGCTCTTCCTCACTCAACGATGCAAGCTCCTCTTCGAGCGACTGCAGCTCCTCATCAGGTTCCGGGTCCGGAACCGAGTCGGGATCGGTATCGACGTGCTCGATCCCACCGTAGCCTTCGGGCGCACGCCCACCGTCTGCAAACCACTGGTGGAATGCGTTCGAAAACAACCGATCACCGACGAGTTCGCGTCCATCCTCTTCTCGAAACCAGTAGAGAAAGTCCACTTCGTGTCTGTTACAGAGGACGGTCTCTCGGAGTGGTTCGCCGTAGACGACGGCGGCCGACCGACAGCGCTCTTTTTCTTCTTCACCGTGGATTAACCAGCAGGCATCACACGGATCGTTGACAACATCCATCAAGCGAGAGATTCGATCTCGCGTATCGGGAGACATATCGGAAAGAGCCCTGAAATCCCCCTCCTCGTTGAACACCTCCTCTTCGTCGAACCGCCACCCGCGGAGTCCGATACTAACTTTCGTCATGAGATCGGGTAGCCGGTGGGAGGTGAAAAGCAGCGTGCTTAGCACTCACTCTCCAAAGACTACCGATTGCTATTCGAAGGCGGAATCGTCGATAGACGAAAGATCGGTTGCTTCGTCGAACGATTGATACTGCTTGCGCCACTCGTATCGTACATGGCAACAATCGTTCCGCCGCGTGAACGCGTTTGTGAACGCTGTGGTCGGGGAGACATTTGGGATGAGGAATCCGAAAATTGGGTCGTTGCTGACGATCCCGGTGACCCATTCTGTCTCCACGATTGGGACATCAACGGTACATACAACCCGGTTGATGAGTAGTGACTGGCAATGCCGACTGCCTACATCACCGCACCGCCCGACAGCGCGACTGATCTCGCTCGGATGCTCGTCGACAAGCGACTCGCAGCCTGCGTGAATCGCATTGACTGTCAATCGATCTACCGCTGGGAAGGCGAAATAGCCAACGAAGAAGAAGTAATTCTGTTAGCGAAGACAACAGACGAACGCTACGACGATCTCGTCGAACAGGTCACTAAGGCTCATCCGCACGACGTTCCCTGTATCGAGCGCTTCGATGACGTTCCGATCGAGTCGTTCGCCGCATGGCGTGATGCGTCCGTAGCGTAATAGAGTTCAGCAGACTCTAGTCTGATGTAATACATATGACCCGAGTTACACTCGATTGGTACGCCGATATTGGGCTTCTGAGTCAGTTTCCTCCTTGATGATTGGTCTATTTGAGAACGACCGCGACAGTTATTACTGTTGGCAAAGGATTCCATTCCATGTGCGTACGGTACTATGAGAACCAACATTCAATGTGGGGGTTCGAATGGTCAATCTGCTCCAACGGGAACTGATTGGCCAGTTTGTCGGTAGCGACTTTGATCCCTGCTCTGCCACCTGTAGTTTCCACGATGGCACGTGCACGCTTGAAGCCGGAGATACGCTTCAGATAGAAATCGAGCGCATGTGTGGTGAGTGGGTACCGTTGTTTCATCGTTGTGCAGACCACGCTGTCGAAGCGTTTCCGGAGGAACACAGTGTCCACGGTGTCGATCAGGCACTCATCGATACGACGCTTGCTCCAACTGGCGCGCATCTACCCGAGACGAACGAGTACGCGCCTGATGCGCTCACGATCGCTGATATCGAAGTTGTCGATCACTCGCCTCCGACGGAGGGCCGCCGGCCGACCGATCAGGACTGACAGACCGACGCGAACACGTCTTCGTGAAGCGTGTTCGAAACGTGTTCCATTAGCGTCCGTAGGTTTACCGTGTCATCACGGTTGTACGAAACGAGCGTCGAGAGCGCGTCCTCGTCTCCGCTTTCGTACTGTCGCCAGAGCCTGACAGCGTCACGGCCAGTAATGTCGGGTTGATCGCGTCCGATTCCGATGTCCTGTTCGATCTGTTTCAGTCCACCGGATAGTCCAAGCTGGCGGCACGGATACATGAGATCAATGTGTGGTGCGTCGATGCTGATGTCGAAGGCAGTTTCGAGAAACGGTACATCGAACCGCTTGCCGTTGAACGTGACGAGCAACGGGGCAGTGCTGATGGTTTCTTGGATAACATCGCTCGTCAACGGTTCGCCAACGCCGGGTGCAGCATCGTTGACGAACGTCCGTGTTTCACCGCTCTGGTGGATGCTGACTGTCGTTACCTTGTTGTTCGTTTGGCTCAGGCCAGTAGTTTCGATATCGAAAAAGCAGGCGTCGTCGTGAAAGTTCTCGTAGAGTCGCCACTGATGACTGCTTGGAAAGATATCATCGAAAAACCGACTGTCGCCCGCGTCGAGACGCGTTCGTGCGGTGTCGATGAACGATGCGATTCGTTCACTGGTTGTTTCACCGACGATTCCTCGCTCAAACTCATTCCAGTGCGTAATACCGTTTCGCCAGAGCTTCTGTTCTGTCGTTTCACCGACGCCCTCGACTGGAATGAAACTGTTCTCGATGCGCATGAGTTGTAATGGGATGGCGCTCTCACCTAAACGCTCCGACGACAGGTCGGTCGCGCCCTCTGTTTATGACCGTTACGTTCACATTCGAAATCAAAAACAGATTCACGTGAGCAGAGTGTGATCGAAGAGTGATCACTGCGCGAGCTCCGCGATTGGTGCGACCCGGATCAGCCGTGCAACTTCCTCTGGGAGACTCTGTCGTCCCTGTCCACCCTCGACAGTTATCATACCAAAGGGTGCAATTTCGATCACTTCGAGTTCACCGCCGGGAGTGACGCCCGATTCGGAAAGATACCGTAGTTCCTCGTCGGTCCGGTGGCGCACTCGTTTTACGATGACGTGATCTCCGACCTCGCATTCGATGAGCCGATGGCCAGGATCGTCTTGTGGTGGCGAAAGATCAGATGCGGGGATCGGATCACCGTGTGGATCGACACGCGGATCGCCGAGTAGTTCGGCGATCCGCTCCTCGAACCGCTCGCTGATGTAGTGTTCGAGGCGGTCGGCCTCGTCGTGTACGTCGGTCCAGTCGTAGTCGAGTTCGCTCGCCAGATACGCCTCGATCAAGCGGTGATGTCTGAGCACCTCGATAGCAACGGTCTCGCCTTCTGGGGTCAGCTCTACCCCTTTGTATTTCTCCCGTTCGAGCAGTCCACGCTCTTCGAGCGTATCGATCATACTCGTGACCGTGGGTGACGTGACATCCATCCGTTCGGCAATTGCGGACGTCGCGACCCGCTCGCCAGACTCCTGTTGGAGCACATAGATGGTTTTGAGATAATCCTCCATCACGTCACTGAGCATAGTCATACGAGGTGACGACCGAATAAAAACCGTTCCATCCAGATAGACAGCTACACGACAGCTCGGGCATCACGACACATCTGCAGAGCACAAGACAGTGGCGCGTGCGTATCACAAACACAAAGCAGACAGTGACAGAGAAATTGAAATAAAATTGAAAGATGTGCTCAATGAGCAGATTAGTCGTTCATCGGGGATTCAGTTCGCGATGGTTGTTGATCGGCTCCGAACTCGATATCCTCGGTGAAACGGTCGAGGAAGAAGACGAGGGTGACACCGATGACGCCAGCAGCGACAATGATTCCGATAACTCCCGGTGTCAGCTCCGAGACTTCGCTGTTGATGGTGATCACCGGAGCGCGGAGTGAGCCGAGCATCAGGCTCACGAGGAACGTAAGAGTTGCCTGCCGATAGTTCGAGAGCGCGTATCTGATGATGTGAGTGATCGTGAACAGGCCGAGGAATGCACCGATAACGAACGCGACAATCGGGATTGCGGTGGCAACGAGCGCGCTCGAGTCACCACCAGTCACAACAGCGAGGAGCTGCGAGATGAACTGTCCTGGGAGCGCGCTCATATACTCATACTGACCGAACATGTAGAGGATGAACGCTCCCGAAATTCCTGGGAGCACCATTGCACAGATCGCGATCGCACCACTCCCAAAGAGGAGCAGCGGTGAATGAGTGCCCGAACTGCCACTGGTGAACCCTGTCAGGAGAAACGCTAATGCGAAACCGACCAGCGCAGCAGCAGCACGAGGCACCGAATCGATCGACACGTATCGATAGAGTACGACTGCAGCAGCCGCGATCAATCCGAAGAAAAACGACGATGTCAGCACCGGATGGCCCTTGATAGCCTCATGCATTATTCCAGACATGACGACGACAGCCGTCACAATTCCCATCCCGAGCGCGATGAGAAACGGAACGTCCATCTCAACGAGATCATCGTACAGTGAAGCACGACCGTCTGAAGTGTGCAAATATGGGACGTGTTCGAGCACGCGCGGATCGATCCCCGCAATCGCGTCGATCAACCGTTCGTAGATCCCTGCGATGAGTGCGATCGTTCCACCAGAGACGCCAGGAACCGTGTCTGCTGCCCCCATGCACACACCCTTAAGATAGATGACGAACCATTCACGAGGACCAGTACCACTCATCTCAAACCACCGTTGCCCGCTGTTCGAGCGCGTTGTTTGCCAGCTGAGTCTGGACCAGTGCTGTGTTCCCGATGCTGTCGGTGTTCATCGCGCTTTCACCCAACTTCCCTTCGAGTTTCGCTTCACTCGTCTCGTTTGTCGTCCCGTCGTTAGTATCGTTGTTGGTGTCGCTGTCGTTTGAGCCAACCGTCACACGAACGGTTGAGTTGTCTTCACCGATGACTTGCGCCTCGGTTACTTCGGCCTCCGTGGTTGTACCATTCTCCGTCGTGTTGTTCGCTGTCGTGTTGTTCGCTGTTCCGGTAGCGTTGTCGTTTGTCGTGAACGTGTACGGTCCTGTTGCGCGGACACTCACGTTTGTGTGTCCGTTTTCAGGACTCCACTTGTCGTAGCCGGTTGTCGAATAGGGGAGCGTCATCGCGAACTGCCCTTGCGCATCTGTCTGTGCGTGTTGTCGATACACGAAGGTCTCGTTCGTGGTCGGTATGCGCATCGTGACGCTTGCTGTGACGTTCGTGTTCGGTGAAGCGGTTCCATTCACTGTCGCACCGGGAACGCGCTCGAACGTCTTCACCCACGGTTGGCCGTTGACGTAGGACGGTCCACGCTCTTGACTCCCATGGACGAGTCGGTAGTGTTTCAGTGCTGGAATCCGCTCGGAAGGCATGTTTCCAACGAGACCAACCCGTGAAGATCCGTCTTGCTTGACGAACTCACGGGCGGCGCTCATGTTGTCGAACTGTTTGACAGGGGGTCCCTGATCCTCTCCCGGAACGACGCGGATCGAGATCGTCTCTCCGTTGGCCGATCTGACCTGTCGTGTTTCCCAATCGAGCACTGTCGGTTTCGGCTCTACCGCACTTCCATTGAACGAGTACAGGCGGATCCGCATGCTCTCGTAGTGGCGCTGGGTCGGGACGTAGGTGATCCGCTGATAGCTACCCTCTTCTGTGGACTGATACAGTGGGAATACAAGGTCGCTCTTCGAGATGGTGTCGTTCGACTCGAACTGGGTCGGAGCCCCATATTTCGAATAAATACTGACGATCTGCCAATCGACCATCACGTACCGCGTCGATTCGTTGCCGTCGATGAGGTCAGTCGCATCGCTCTCATTGGACGAAAGCAGGAAGTCAGCCGATTTCTGGGCACCTTGTTGGAACGGGTTCGCCGTTGGGATCCGCTCACCGAGCACCGTGATCCAATGACCGTAATCCCACCACGATAGGACGCCGTATGCCCCAGGTTTGTAATCGTAATCTTCTGTTGGTTCGTACGTTCCGTAGTAGTCCATCGGCTCAGCGTCGGGATGGCCGTACTGACCCTCTTCGGGCGTGTTGTTCGAGAGCCATTCGAGGCTCGAATCCCACTCAATCCCGTTGGGCCCGGTGGACGCTGCTTCGGTCGTCAGCAGTCCGAATCCTTGTGAACCGCCCGAACCCGAACCTGAACTCGCCCCCGAACTGCCCGCGCTTCCGAGCATGATGAACGGTCCAGTAATGAGGAAACAAACGATGACGAGAGTTACGACTTGATGGATTTCGAGGTCATCGAGCCGGTCTATCGTGGAGATGCCGAGGAAGTCGACGATGGTTCCGACGAGATAGCCGTTAAGAACGGCGACAGGAAGTGCGAGATAGTAGTTGAAGCGGACTTGGGTGAACACAGCCATCGTCATGAAGACACCCCAAACGACGATGAGGAGTTCTTCCGGCCGTGATTCATCGTCGATGGCGATTCGTGTGATAGCGATAAGTGCGCCGATAGCAGCCGAGTAGAAGGCAATCCCGTACGTGTAGTTCATTACCTCGATCCAGTAGTTCTGAGTGCCTTTCTCCAGACCGAGTGGCTGGGCCTCAATGACAGTCCGTTGTGCGGCTGTCGTGGAGAGTCCAATAAACCGCAGGGACTGAGACACCATGTACGAGTAGAGATCCGGAAGCGCGACGGCGACAGTACCGACCGTGAGAACGATGCCTCCTAGGATGAGGACGGGATATAGCCAGCGATTGATATTTCGGGAATCGAACACCCGAGCGAAGGCTGCCATCACAACGAGGCCGAGTGCGACAGTGAACAGAAGTGCCGGCTGAAGAAGCGAAGGATCGGTTGCGGTGAATGTAAACGTAGAGATCCGAACTGCAGTGAGCACACCTGCAACAGCGAACGCAACGATGCCAACGATAGCTGTGTGTTCCGGGCTTTCCCCACGGACGTATTCGAGTGACAACTGCAAGACGAAGAAGATACTGAGTACAGCAGCGATTACGATGCCCGGTGGCCATACCCAGATGTAGAGCGCAATAGCGAGTCCCGCGAGAGCCGCCACGCCGAACGGTCGCGACAGCGGCTCGGTCTCGCGCGCTGCGACCAATTCGTACACGGGCTTTTCCTCGCTTGCAACGCGGAGCGCAACCATAATGGCAAGGAAGGCAAGCGCCTGAAACAGCGCTTCTGCAGCGTGATGGTCGGAAAAGCCGACAAGACTCCGCTGGAGGAATCCTCCTGCGGTGAGTGAAAGGACGAGAACGGCAGTGACTCCACCCAGACGCCCACTGATTCGACGTCCAATGAAGTAGACCGGAATCGCGGTGACCGCTCCAATAACCGCAGGAGCAAACAGCAGCGTCAACGCGATCGTCTGTTGGCTTGGACTCCCAAGTCCGATGATGAGTGCGACGGTCGCAACGATCTGGTCGTAGAAGGTTCCGAACTGACCCGAAGCCGTCCCCGCTGGGAAGTTCGTCCACGGATCGAACGGCATCGTCGTCGGCCAGTTGTGAACGGTGTAGGTTGTCTGTCGGAGGTGATACCACGCGTCGTTTCCTGAAAAGTAGACACGATCGTTAGTAACGAATTTTTCCCACATCCGTGCTCGATTCCAAAACATGAACGCAATCAGAAGCACGAGCACCGGGACGTGATACAACGCCACCGCACGCTCGTAGAGAACGTCCCGGTCCAACGTTAGCCATCTCTCTGTCCGCTGGCTCATTGGCAGATAGGAACGCAAAAACGCGGATAAAGCTTTGGAAAGATGCCTCTAGACGATGCGTTTCCTGAACGACTCGATTATAGACCAGTTAAAACTGAACGAGTCGAAAAATGTCTAACCCACGGTCACGAGGCGGACGTATGCTCATTTCGGTCGTCGTCTGCACCCATACAGAAGACCGCTATCCCTATCTCCGCGAAGCCGTCGACAGCGTCCTCGAACAGACCTACGAGAACCACGAGATCATCATCGTCAGCGACGGCAGTTCGACAGTCGAACGTCGCGCTCGGTCGGACTACGGTGAGCATCCTGATGTTACCGTCCACCTCCAAGAGACGAACCAAGGACTGCTTACTGCACGCAACACAGGGGCGTCGTTCGCCAACGGAACCGTCGTGGCATTCATCGATGACGACGCTGTCGCCCACGAGAACTGGCTCGCTGAACTCGCAAAACCGTACGAAGAAGACAAAGCTGAAGCTGAAGATGATGTGAGTCAAGAACACCCGGTTGAGCGTGAGCGCGATTACGATAGCGATCCTAATCACGATCACGACGGTGAGCAGCCGCTTGCCGTTGGCGGGAAGATGACGCCGCTCTGGGTTGCGGGAAAGCCTGAGTACGTGCCAGAAGAGTTCTACTGGCTCATCGGTGTGACTCACCGGGGATTCGCGGACGGAGCGGGGGAAGTTCGAAACACGTTTGGATCAAATTTTTCTGTTCTGCGAACAGTGTTCGATGAGCTCGGTGGTTTTGACACCGAAATCGGGGGAAGAAAAGGTGATAAGCATCTGCAGGGTGGCGAGACAGAACTCTGTGCGCGTCTTCGGAGTCGGTACGACGTCGGCGTGCAGTACAATCCCAAAGCACGGGTCGCCCACAAGGTGTTCGCGTACCGTACTGAACCGACGTGGCTCATCAAGCGGGCGTTCTGGCAGGGCTACTCGAAGCGCGGGATGGAAGTGTTGCTCCCGGAGTCGACGACGCCAGCGACCGCCGAGGAGACTGAATTTCTGGGTCAGTTGCTCGGTGAATTCGTCCCAGAACGGCTCGTAGCATTGGTTCGTTCCCCATCGACAGCGGCGCTCTCACAGCTCGTGCTGTTGTTCGTTCTCACTGCAGCAGTCGGTGGAGGATATCTCTACGGAGCATTCGCGTGGCGTTCATCGGGATCAACGCTCTCGTAGGACCACACCAGCTCGAAGTATCGGTGAAGCCCTGCAACGAACGAGCCGTTCTCGGTAATTGCGGCTTGGCGCATGTGGTTCGGTACGTCGTCTTCTTGGACGAGGAGGATCGCTGTTCCGGTGTCATACTCCATGCTCGGATCGGCGATCGTCCCGCGCCACGGGAGTGCTTTTTCGCTGTACCGAAGACCAACCGAGGGATACGTTTCGGTGACGTGTGACACAATATCAGCCTGTCGTTCGCGCGCCGCTGGTGTGAGAAGTTGCGGGGATAGCAGGAGAACCCTGACGTCGATTCCTCGCTCAACAGCGTCTTCGAAGGCAGGCTCGATACGATCGAGATACTCGAACGCCTTGCTCAGCACTCGCACGCTCTTGCTTGCAGTGTGGTAGATGCGTTGTGTCCCGTTTTCACTCGGTTCGCCGACATCGACGACGTGAAACAGCTCCTCGGCAGGGCGGTTCTCTTCGTTTGCGTGTTCGAAGCGCGGCCCAAACTCCGACAGGAACGCATCGCTTGCGTCCTCGATCTTGCGCTGGAACTTCTCGAACTCCTGTCGACGATTTTCGGTCGCCAGCTCAAGCACTTCGGCGGGCGGTCTCGCCACGTACTCTTTCGGACGGCCGGGAATGACCTTCACGTATCCCTCAGCAGCGAGTGAATCGAGAACGCCGTAGATACGAGCTTTCGGAATCCCTGTCGCCTCAGCGAGATTCGGAGCCGTCGTCCTTCCGAGACCAAATAACTCGGTCATCGCATCCGTTTCATATTTCGTTAATCCGAGACGATCGAACACGTCCGTGGCGGACATACTCGGTCTACCAGCAGAGCGAGGATAAAGCTGTCAATCGTTCGCCTGCGAGGAGATACAAGAACAGAAGAGAGAACGAAATGAAACGAAATAAACGCTAATTGAAATTCGAGCAATCAAACACTGCTGATAAGAACCGGGATATGGATGGTGTCTCAGACCGGTTCGAATCGGTATCCGTCCCACTCTTGACTTTCGGGTTCGCGGATGCCAGCACCGGGTTCGCGTAGTTCCTCGACGTAAACAGGACGGACCTCATCGCCGATCTCGACAGCGTCGGTTGTGAGCTGACCGAGCACGCGTACCGATTCGTCATCAACTGTGAACTCGACGATTGCGAGTGGATTCGGTGCTCGCACGCCAGGTGGCGTTGCGGTGCTCTTCGTCCACGTCACCACAGTCGCCGTGTGTTCGCTTAGATCGACGGTTCCGACCGGTTCACTCCCGTTCGGTCCAATCTGGTGGCCAGGATAGCTGATACTACCGTCCGCATACCGGGTCGCGTTCATCTCCTTCGAACTCATTGGTGTGCCTCCATGATGGTCGTGATGACACAGTTACCGAATCCACCGACGTTACAAGCGAGTCCGACATCGGCGTCGACCTGTCGCTTGCCAGCATCGCCGATGAGCTGTTTGTACACCTCGTATCCCTGTGCGACGCCGCTCGCGCCGAGTGGATGTCCCTTCGATTTGAGTCCGCCAGAGGTGTTGACCGGGAGCGACCCGTCCATCTCGGTGACTCCTTCTTCGATGCCTTCCCACGCCTGTCCTGGTTCGAAAAAGCCGAGTCCCTCACACTGGAGGAATTCGAGGATCGTGAACATATCGTGGAGTTCGGCGACATCGATGTCTTCTGGGTAGTAGCCGCTCATTTCGTACGCCTGCTGTCCACTTTCGACGACACCCCGCATCGTTGTCGGGTCAGCACGCTCGTGGACAACGTGGGTGTCCGTCGCTCCACCAATTCCTGCGATGGAAGCGTACGTGTCCGTCCATTCTGCAGCCGCATCGAGCGGGCAGAATAGGAGGGCAGCACTCCCGTCAGTTATCGGGCAGAAATCGTACAATCGGAGCGGATCGGCGACGATCGGTGATTCGAGGACGGTCTCGACCGAAACCTCCTTTTGGAACTGTGCGTGGGGGTTATTGACGCCGTTCGCGTGATTTTTCACCGCAACCTTCGCGAGACTTTCGCGCGGAGCGTCGTACGTATCGAGGTAGAGACGGGCAGTGAGACCCGCAAAGCTCGGTAGCGTGACGCCGTGTTTGTACTCGACAGGATGCGTGATCGAGGAAATAACGTCCGTCGTCTCGGATGTCGAACGGTGCGTCATCTTCTCTCCGCCGACGAGCAATGTCATATCACTCGTGCCAGAGGCAATCGACTGCCAGGCGGCGTAGATACCTGCTCCACCCGACGAAGAAGTCTGATCGACGCGCTGTGTGTACGCGGGCATCATTCCAAGATCGTGGACAAGGGAGTTTGGAACGCCTGTCATGCCCTCGAACTCACCGCTCGCCATGTTCGATACGTACAGGTGGTCGACCTCGCCCGGCGAAACGCCAGCATCAGTCAAACACTCTTTACCGGCTTGTGCGAGTAGTTCCCGAATCCATTCCTCTCGCTTCCCGAACTTCGTCATCGACGCGCCGATAATAGCAACATCCCTCATCTCAACGCCACCCCGTTCGTCCGGACATCTTCCACTCGTCACCGCGCTCGACTGTGCGCGGAAGCTCGTTCCGAGAGTGACAGCCATACCGTCCAGCGAGCGTCCAGCTGTCCGCAGTATCATCCGTCGCTAGGTCTGTGCCTGCAATCGAGCGATCACGAAGATACGCGCCGAGACACGCTACGAGCGCCGCTGCCTCGCCGTCAGTCGCGGTAGCTGGGACGACAATCCGCGCTTGCACGTCTTCGTCCGTTTCGCCGCTAGCATCAGAGTGGAGGTAGGAGCCGAAAGCGGAACGAGAGACAGAAACCGAATCGGTTCCATCTCCGTTGTCAAGCAGTTCTACCATTGGTTCTCCTGTTTTCGTAAGCATTTCAGTTGTGTTTGTTGCCATCAGAGTGGAATATTTCCGTGGTCTTTTGGTGGATTATCCACGCGCTTGCATTCGAGCAGATCAAGGTCATCGATGAGTCGCGCGCGAGTTTTCTTCGGTTCGATAACGTCGTCGATGTATCCGCGTTCGGCGGGTTTATAAGGATTTGCGAATTCCTCGCGGTAATCGTCCATTAGTTCTTCCCGTTTTGCGTCGGTATCATCAGCCGCCGTGAGTTCACGCCGATAGAGAATATTGACCGCTCCACGCGGTCCGAGTACAGCCATTTCGGCCATCGGCCACGCGTAGTTTCTGTCTGCTCCGAGGTATTTCGATCCCATCACGATATACGCCCCGCCATAGGCTTTCCGCGTGATGACTGTTAGCAGGGGTACGCTCGCTTCGGCGTAGGCATAGATGAGCTTCGCGCCGTGGCGAATGATACCGTTATGTTCCTGATCAGTACCGGGAAGGAAGCCGGGAGTGTCCACGATCGTAATGACCGGGATATTGTACGCATCGCAGAACCGAACGAACCGCGCGGTCTTCTCGCTGGCGTCGATATCGATGGTACCAGCCATCGCGCGCGGCTGGTTCGCAACGAGACCAACGGAGCGACCATCCATTCGGGCGAAGCCAACGACCATACTCCGAGCGTAGTCCCCGTGGATCTCAAAGAACGACTGATCGTCGACGATTTCTGCGATGACATCGACCGTGTCGTAGGGTTTTTTCGCATCGTTGGGAACGATCTCGTTGAGACGGTCACACGAACGGGTAGGATCATCCCACGGCTCGAGGACCGGTGGATCCTCCATATTGTTCTGGGGAAGATAGGAGAGGAGCTGACGGATGGAATCAAGTGCCTCGGTCTCACTCTCACACGCCATATGAGCCACTCCACTCGTGTCCGCGTGCGTGTCCGCCCCACCGAGTTCCGCCATCGAGATCTGCTCACCGGTTACCGTCTCGATCACGTCAGGACCGGTGATCATCATATGGCTCGTATCACGTACCATGAACGTAAAGTCAGTGAGAGCAGGCGAGTAGGTTGCCCCGCCCGCACACGGCCCCATAATGGCAGATATTTGCGGAACAACGCCGCTTGCATCGGTGTTGCGCTTGAAGATGCGAGCGAATCCAACCAACGAATCGACGCCCTCCTGAATGCGCGCTCCACCCGAGTCGTTGAGACCGATAATCGGAACACCAGCATCGACCGCTTGGTCCATCACCTTACAAACCTTGTCCGCGACGACTTCTCCAACCGAGCCACCAAGCACAGTAAAATCGTGGGCAAAGACGAACGTCTTACGACCGTTGACATCTCCGTAGCCGGTTACGACCGCATCACCTGAATAGGTCTTCTCATCCATCCCAAAGTTCGTACACCGGTGTTCGGTGAATGGGTCGATCTCACGGAACGTATCATCGTCGAGGAAATACTCGATTCGTTCGTGAGCGGTCATTTTCCCTTTCGAGTGTTGGGATTCGATCCGTTCTTTTCCCCCGCCCATGCGCGATATTTTACGACGGTTGCGGAGCTCTTCGATTGGCGTCAGTTCGTCTTTACTCTCCTCTAACAGTTGGCGCGACAGTTCCTTACTCATCGTTACCGCTCCATACCACCGGTTACTGAGAGAATCTGGCCGGTAATGTAGCTGGATCTGGGACCAGCAAGGAAACGGGCAACGCCCGTTATATCTTCGATGTCAGCGAATCGATCGAGCGGGATTCGCTCTAAGATACTCTCCTGAACGTGCTCG
The nucleotide sequence above comes from Halocatena marina. Encoded proteins:
- a CDS encoding glycosyltransferase family 2 protein — encoded protein: MLISVVVCTHTEDRYPYLREAVDSVLEQTYENHEIIIVSDGSSTVERRARSDYGEHPDVTVHLQETNQGLLTARNTGASFANGTVVAFIDDDAVAHENWLAELAKPYEEDKAEAEDDVSQEHPVERERDYDSDPNHDHDGEQPLAVGGKMTPLWVAGKPEYVPEEFYWLIGVTHRGFADGAGEVRNTFGSNFSVLRTVFDELGGFDTEIGGRKGDKHLQGGETELCARLRSRYDVGVQYNPKARVAHKVFAYRTEPTWLIKRAFWQGYSKRGMEVLLPESTTPATAEETEFLGQLLGEFVPERLVALVRSPSTAALSQLVLLFVLTAAVGGGYLYGAFAWRSSGSTLS
- a CDS encoding TrmB family transcriptional regulator; the encoded protein is MSATDVFDRLGLTKYETDAMTELFGLGRTTAPNLAEATGIPKARIYGVLDSLAAEGYVKVIPGRPKEYVARPPAEVLELATENRRQEFEKFQRKIEDASDAFLSEFGPRFEHANEENRPAEELFHVVDVGEPSENGTQRIYHTASKSVRVLSKAFEYLDRIEPAFEDAVERGIDVRVLLLSPQLLTPAARERQADIVSHVTETYPSVGLRYSEKALPWRGTIADPSMEYDTGTAILLVQEDDVPNHMRQAAITENGSFVAGLHRYFELVWSYESVDPDERHANAP
- a CDS encoding Zn-ribbon domain-containing OB-fold protein gives rise to the protein MSSKEMNATRYADGSISYPGHQIGPNGSEPVGTVDLSEHTATVVTWTKSTATPPGVRAPNPLAIVEFTVDDESVRVLGQLTTDAVEIGDEVRPVYVEELREPGAGIREPESQEWDGYRFEPV
- a CDS encoding thiolase family protein → MRDVAIIGASMTKFGKREEWIRELLAQAGKECLTDAGVSPGEVDHLYVSNMASGEFEGMTGVPNSLVHDLGMMPAYTQRVDQTSSSGGAGIYAAWQSIASGTSDMTLLVGGEKMTHRSTSETTDVISSITHPVEYKHGVTLPSFAGLTARLYLDTYDAPRESLAKVAVKNHANGVNNPHAQFQKEVSVETVLESPIVADPLRLYDFCPITDGSAALLFCPLDAAAEWTDTYASIAGIGGATDTHVVHERADPTTMRGVVESGQQAYEMSGYYPEDIDVAELHDMFTILEFLQCEGLGFFEPGQAWEGIEEGVTEMDGSLPVNTSGGLKSKGHPLGASGVAQGYEVYKQLIGDAGKRQVDADVGLACNVGGFGNCVITTIMEAHQ
- a CDS encoding acyl-CoA carboxylase subunit beta, translated to MSKELSRQLLEESKDELTPIEELRNRRKISRMGGGKERIESQHSKGKMTAHERIEYFLDDDTFREIDPFTEHRCTNFGMDEKTYSGDAVVTGYGDVNGRKTFVFAHDFTVLGGSVGEVVADKVCKVMDQAVDAGVPIIGLNDSGGARIQEGVDSLVGFARIFKRNTDASGVVPQISAIMGPCAGGATYSPALTDFTFMVRDTSHMMITGPDVIETVTGEQISMAELGGADTHADTSGVAHMACESETEALDSIRQLLSYLPQNNMEDPPVLEPWDDPTRSCDRLNEIVPNDAKKPYDTVDVIAEIVDDQSFFEIHGDYARSMVVGFARMDGRSVGLVANQPRAMAGTIDIDASEKTARFVRFCDAYNIPVITIVDTPGFLPGTDQEHNGIIRHGAKLIYAYAEASVPLLTVITRKAYGGAYIVMGSKYLGADRNYAWPMAEMAVLGPRGAVNILYRRELTAADDTDAKREELMDDYREEFANPYKPAERGYIDDVIEPKKTRARLIDDLDLLECKRVDNPPKDHGNIPL